The proteins below come from a single Perca flavescens isolate YP-PL-M2 chromosome 8, PFLA_1.0, whole genome shotgun sequence genomic window:
- the rag1 gene encoding V(D)J recombination-activating protein 1, translating to MAEESQETDGPRSSMPAELHHPHSEYSQWKFKLFRVKSMEKAPLPSETQPEKGALLEISHHAAPNIELDNAVSPGSVMKLCLGGKSKENVEGPGWRVDMKLQEMDTHMNQLRCLCRLCGMTLRKVKGPVHDVNGDLDEISRAALRKMGCKFTSWPEVILKVFKVDVTEDIESVQPLLFCHRCWVVAIRGGGVCSFSRTKVPEWKPHSSPCHLCSPRKPSFQRTGRKRRKAIPKAQSLAKRTRWDYSDSIAVGERRALRPFGDHHHAPVLRACRKTSIQREQWVRNITHCQKDHVNTKLISEKLPVDFLFSFTCLVCDHLLSDPVQSPCGHLFCRSCILKYNHVLGPHCPACNLSCAPDDLSPPTKTFLSALHSLPLLCPRSGCGKQVRLDSFKAHCLGHELDGRDPKQQSSEIDNSLQANKGGRPRQHLLSLTRRAQKHRLREMKNQVRAFADKEEGGDLKSVCQALFLLALRSANEHRQADELEAMMQGRGFGLHPAVCLAIRVNTFLSCSQYHKMYRTVKATSGRQIFQPLHSLRAAEKELLPGFHEFEWQPALKNVSTSCSVGIINGVSGWASSVDDFPADTITRRFRYDVALVSALKDLEEDIMEGLSESGMEDSACTSGFSVMIKESCDGMGDVSEKHGGGPAVPEKAVRFSFTIMSISVLADEEEKEVTIFTEPKPNSELSCKPLCLMFVDESDHETLTAVLGPIVAERNAMKESRLIVSMGGLPRSFRFHFRGTGYDEKMVREMEGLEASGSTYVCTLCDSTRAEASQNMVLHSVTRSHEENLDRYEIWRTNPFSESVDELRDRVKGVSAKPFMETHLTLDALHCDIGNATEFYKIFQDEIGEVYKKVNPSREERRSWRAALDKQLRKKLKLRPVMRMNGNYARRLMTQEAVEVVCELVPSEERREALRELIRIYLQMKPVWRASCPAKECPDQLCRYSFNSQRFADILSSTFKYRYDGKITNYLHKTLAHVPEIIERDGSIGAWASEGNESANKLFRRFRKMNARQSKAFELEDVLKHHWLYTSKLLQKFMQAHKDSAKALQATIDPVQSQDYEEMSLEIDDF from the exons ATGGCGGAGGAGAGCCAGGAGACAGATGGCCCCAGATCCTCCATGCCGGCTGAGCTCCACCATCCCCACTCTGAGTACTCTCAGTGGAAGTTTAAACTGTTTCGGGTGAAGTCCATGGAGAAGGCCCCTCTGCCCAGTGAAACACAGCCTGAGAAAGGAGCTTTGTTAGAGATCTCACATCATGCAGCTCCAAATATAGAGTTAGATAATGCTGTGAGTCCAGGGAGTGTTATGAAATTGTGCCTCGGGGGAAAAAGCAAGGAAAATGTGGAGGGCCCTGGCTGGAGGGTAGATATGAAGCTACAGGAGATGGACACCCACATGAACCAACTCAG GTGCTTGTGCCGTCTCTGTGGAATGACCCTGAGAAAAGTCAAAGGACCGGTGCACGACGTTAACGGGGATCTGGATGAGATCAGCAGAGCTGCCCTGCGTAAAATGGGCTGCAAGTTTACAAGCTGGCCAGAGGTCATCCTCAAAGTCTTCAAAGTGGATGTGACAGAAGACATAGAGTCTGTCCAACCTCTTCTCTTCTGCCATCGCTGCTGGGTGGTTGCCATACGCGGCGGCGGAGTCTGCAGCTTCTCCAGAACCAAAGTCCCGGAATGGAAACCCCACTCTTCCCCCTGCCATCTTTGCTCCCCCAGGAAACCTTCATTCCAGCGGACTGGAAGGAAGAGGCGAAAAGCCATTCCCAAAGCCCAGAGCCTGGCAAAAAGGACCAGGTGGGACTACAGCGACAGCATTGCCGTGGGTGAGAGGAGGGCTCTGAGACCGTTCGGAGACCATCATCATGCTCCTGTGCTCCGGGCGTGTAGGAAAACCAGCATCCAGAGAGAGCAATGGGTGAGGAACATCACCCACTGCCAGAAAGACCATGTGAATACCAAGCTGATCTCTGAGAAGCTCCCTGTGGacttcctcttttctttcacCTGCCTGGTGTGTGACCACCTGCTCTCTGATCCAGTCCAGTCCCCCTGTGGACACCTCTTCTGCCGCAgctgtattttaaaatataaccaCGTTCTGGGACCTCACTGCCCGGCCTGCAACTTGTCCTGCGCCCCTGATGATCTCAGCCCACCCACCAAAACCTTCTTATCAGCCCTACATTCCCTACCTCTGCTCTGCCCTAGGAGCGGCTGCGGCAAGCAAGTAAGGTTAGACTCGTTCAAAGCTCATTGTCTGGGCCATGAGCTGGATGGACGGGACCCAAAGCAGCAGTCATCAGAAATCGACAACTCCCTGCAAGCCAATAAAGGGGGAAGACCCCGTCAGCACCTGCTGTCGCTTACCCGTCGTGCCCAGAAGCATCGGCTGAGGGAAATGAAGAACCAGGTGAGGGCGTTTGCAGACAAAGAGGAAGGTGGCGACCTGAAGTCTGTGTGTCAGGCTCTGTTTCTGCTTGCACTGAGGTCTGCGAATGAACACCGGCAAGCAGATGAGCTAGAGGCCATGATGCAAG gcagAGGCTTTGGGTTGCATCCTGCTGTGTGCCTGGCCATTCGGGTCAACACTTTCCTGAGCTGCAGCCAGTATCACAAGATGTACCGGACTGTCAAAGCCACCAGTGGCCGCCAGATCTTTCAGCCCCTGCACTCCCTGCGAGCTGCAGAGAAGGAGCTTCTCCCTGGCTTTCACGAGTTTGAATGGCAGCCCGCTCTCAAGAATGTGTCTACATCTTGCAGTGTTGGCATTATTAATGGAGTCTCTGGATGGGCTTCCTCGGTGGATGACTTCCCAGCTGACACCATCACTCGGCGGTTTCGCTATGATGTGGCACTGGTGTCAGCATTAAAAGATCTGGAGGAGGACATCATGGAGGGGCTGAGCGAGAGTGGGATGGAAGACAGCGCTTGCACCTCAGGCTTCAGTGTCATGATCAAGGAATCCTGTGATGGCATGGGCGATGTCAGCGAGAAGCACGGTGGAGGACCAGCTGTTCCTGAGAAGGCTGTACGTTTTTCTTTCACTATTATGTCTATCTCCGTCCTGGCAGacgaggaggagaaagaggttACCATCTTCACTGAGCCAAAGCCAAACTCAGAACTGTCCTGTAAGCCCCTTTGCCTGATGTTTGTGGATGAGTCAGACCATGAGACGCTCACAGCCGTCCTGGGGCCTATAGTTGCAGAGCGTAATGCAATGAAAGAGAGCAGGCTCATCGTATCCATGGGTGGACTACCTCGCTCCTTTCGCTTTCACTTCAGAGGCACGGGATATGATGAGAAGATGGTGCGTGAGATGGAGGGCCTCGAGGCCTCAGGGTCCACCTACGTGTGCACTCTTTGTGACTCCACTCGGGCAGAGGCCTCTCAAAACATGGTGCTACATTCCGTCACCCGCAGTCATGAAGAGAACCTAGATCGGTACGAAATATGGAGAACCAACCCCTTTTCTGAGTCTGTAGATGAGCTGCGAGACAGAGTCAAGGGGGTCTCTGCCAAGCCCTTCATGGAGACCCATTTAACGCTGGACGCATTGCACTGCGACATCGGCAATGCCACTGAGTTCTACAAAATCTTCCAGGATGAGATCGGAGAGGTGTACAAAAAGGTCAACCCCAGTCGGGAGGAACGGCGCAGCTGGAGGGCGGCCCTGGATAAACAGCTGAGGAAGAAGTTGAAGCTGAGACCGGTGATGAGGATGAATGGGAACTATGCCCGGAGGCTAATGACCCAAGAGGCTGTGGAGGTGGTGTGTGAGCTGGTGCCttcagaggagaggagggaggccCTGAGGGAGCTTATAAGGATCTACCTCCAGATGAAGCCTGTGTGGCGCGCCTCCTGCCCTGCCAAGGAGTGCCCCGACCAGCTGTGCCGCTACAGCTTTAACTCCCAGCGCTTTGCTGACATTCTCTCCTCtacatttaaatataggtacgaTGGAAAGATAACCAATTACCTGCACAAGACCCTGGCCCAC